A portion of the Clostridium gelidum genome contains these proteins:
- the spoIIR gene encoding stage II sporulation protein R, producing the protein MKKMLELKKVISIVLICISIGIFQGCTSIPECVDKNIGSKLYELENNTKSEDGIRTLNYDEVKDSLIRFHVIANSDNEEDQNLKLKVKNKVIDYLYPYLNNSQSLDESRQIIKDRMQEVKKLAEEVIKDNNYEYDIQVELSRENFPDKSYGNITLPQGNYEAFRIIIGDGQGKNWWCVMFPPLCFVDESKAEVEYDKTENKINSRKNNSNLEMDLDSNENKYEGLDTQNDNSKNNNKNDVQIKFKIVEIINNLFN; encoded by the coding sequence ATGAAAAAAATGTTAGAATTAAAAAAAGTAATTTCTATTGTTTTGATATGTATTAGCATAGGTATATTTCAAGGATGTACAAGCATTCCGGAGTGTGTGGATAAAAACATTGGGAGTAAGTTATATGAATTGGAAAATAATACTAAAAGTGAAGACGGAATTAGAACTCTCAATTATGATGAGGTGAAAGATTCATTAATAAGATTTCATGTTATTGCTAATAGTGATAATGAAGAGGATCAGAATTTAAAGTTAAAAGTCAAAAATAAAGTTATAGATTATTTATATCCTTATTTAAATAATTCTCAGTCATTAGATGAATCTAGACAAATTATAAAAGATAGAATGCAAGAAGTCAAAAAGCTTGCAGAAGAGGTAATTAAGGATAATAATTATGAATATGACATACAAGTTGAACTATCTAGGGAAAATTTTCCGGATAAGTCTTACGGAAATATAACTTTACCTCAAGGTAATTATGAAGCTTTTAGAATAATAATAGGAGATGGACAAGGCAAAAATTGGTGGTGTGTAATGTTTCCACCATTATGTTTTGTGGATGAATCTAAGGCAGAAGTAGAGTATGATAAAACAGAAAACAAAATAAATTCAAGGAAAAATAACTCAAATTTAGAGATGGACTTAGATTCTAATGAAAATAAATATGAGGGATTAGATACACAAAATGATAATAGTAAAAATAACAATAAAAATGATGTACAAATAAAATTTAAAATAGTAGAAATAATCAATAATTTATTTAACTAG
- the ispE gene encoding 4-(cytidine 5'-diphospho)-2-C-methyl-D-erythritol kinase produces the protein MKIKAYAKINIALDVVGKRDDGYHLLRMIMQTIDLYDIIKIEKINSGIKLRCNKPYVPTDERNLAYKAANLFKETYSINDGVDIELIKNIPVSAGLAGGSTDAAGVLKLMNKLFDINADDNELKALGLKLGADVPYCINGGTALCEGIGEQITQLKQFKNKILVLIKPPFGVSTKQVYKSFDLSKVIFHPRIETLIKSMENDDIYFVANNMKNLLENVTLKKHRVITNIKEEVSLNGAIGTMMSGSGPTVFAFFDDMLTAQMCYDNMKKKYKDVFITRTI, from the coding sequence ATGAAGATTAAGGCTTATGCAAAAATAAACATTGCCTTAGATGTTGTCGGAAAAAGGGATGATGGATATCATTTATTAAGAATGATAATGCAGACTATAGATTTATATGACATAATTAAAATTGAAAAAATTAATTCTGGCATAAAGTTAAGATGTAATAAACCCTATGTTCCTACAGATGAAAGGAATTTAGCATACAAAGCAGCAAACTTATTTAAGGAAACTTATTCTATTAATGATGGAGTTGATATTGAATTAATTAAAAACATACCAGTTTCAGCTGGATTAGCAGGTGGAAGTACGGATGCTGCAGGTGTTTTGAAACTTATGAACAAATTATTTGACATAAATGCAGATGATAATGAATTAAAAGCTTTAGGATTGAAGCTCGGAGCGGATGTCCCATATTGCATAAATGGTGGAACTGCATTGTGTGAAGGTATTGGAGAACAAATTACCCAATTGAAACAATTTAAAAATAAAATCTTGGTTTTAATAAAACCACCTTTTGGAGTATCAACTAAACAGGTTTATAAAAGCTTTGATTTATCAAAAGTAATTTTTCATCCAAGAATAGAAACATTAATAAAAAGTATGGAAAATGATGATATTTATTTTGTAGCAAATAATATGAAGAATTTATTAGAAAATGTAACTTTAAAAAAACATAGAGTTATTACTAATATTAAAGAAGAAGTTAGTTTAAATGGTGCTATTGGAACCATGATGAGCGGCAGTGGTCCTACTGTTTTTGCCTTTTTTGATGATATGCTAACAGCTCAAATGTGTTATGATAATATGAAGAAGAAATATAAAGATGTATTTATAACAAGAACAATTTAA
- the rpmE gene encoding 50S ribosomal protein L31 → MREGIHPEYHHESVVKCACGNTFTTGSVKEELKVEICSKCHPFFTGKQKIMDIGGRVDKFKKRFNLDEK, encoded by the coding sequence ATGAGAGAAGGCATACATCCAGAATACCACCACGAATCAGTGGTTAAGTGTGCATGTGGAAACACTTTCACTACTGGTTCTGTTAAAGAAGAACTAAAAGTTGAAATATGCTCTAAATGCCACCCATTCTTCACTGGTAAACAAAAAATCATGGACATCGGCGGAAGAGTTGATAAATTTAAAAAGAGATTCAACCTTGACGAAAAGTAA
- a CDS encoding DUF1934 domain-containing protein, whose translation MKKKAIITVDSAVLNEDDDMISVVTPGDFYEMEDGFKVEYNETKISGMEGTKTTIIIRKNSFDLIREGTTETKMEFENNKRTVCLYKTPYGVLDVKINTKKLDINIKEDGGTINTMYILEIGDQTALKTNLTIDIKVN comes from the coding sequence ATGAAAAAAAAGGCAATTATCACTGTTGATAGTGCTGTGTTAAATGAAGACGATGATATGATAAGTGTAGTAACACCAGGTGATTTTTATGAAATGGAAGATGGTTTTAAAGTAGAATATAACGAAACGAAAATTTCGGGAATGGAAGGAACAAAAACTACAATAATAATAAGAAAGAATTCTTTTGATTTAATAAGAGAAGGAACTACAGAAACTAAGATGGAATTTGAAAATAATAAAAGAACAGTATGTTTATATAAAACACCTTATGGAGTATTGGATGTTAAAATAAATACTAAAAAGCTTGATATTAATATAAAAGAAGATGGCGGAACTATAAATACAATGTACATATTAGAAATAGGTGACCAAACTGCATTAAAAACTAATTTAACTATTGATATAAAAGTGAATTAA
- the prmC gene encoding peptide chain release factor N(5)-glutamine methyltransferase, translated as MKRCDVGGQAVIEGVMMRGGKSLATAVRTPNGNIEIEYKDNKPLTKKYPLLNIPFLRGFFVFIDSMKVGMQAMNYSASFLEEEVESPSKFEIWLDNKFGERVNDIFMGITMIVSFIFAIGLFVALPTGIASIFNKAGMSNIILHLIEAAIRITILVLYMFLISKMKDIYRVFQYHGAEHKTIFCYEAMEELTVENVKKQSRLHPRCGTNFLFLIMFVSIAIFSFTGWGGIVERLALRIILIPLVTGISYEIIKWLGKSDGMLSKIIAYPGLKLQLLTTKEPDDSQIEVAIAALKASEGIQDSNKKIEELINTGTTTLKENGIDTARLDAELLLGNIIEKNRVYLITNREEEVSHENTKKYFDLIEKRRNKMPVKYILKKCEFMGIDFYVEEGVLIPRGDTEILVDEVLKNIQEDEEKNICDLCSGSGAIGIALASFRQNVKVDLIDNYPIPEKVSIINIKENNLENRVSFIKSDLLEKAIENKNIYDIIVSNPPYIEEEEIESLMDDVKKYEPHTALNGGIDGLDFYKEIIKQSQVALKNNGILAFEIGHNQAEKVKLLMKEGNFTNVKVVKDFASLDRVVIGFKAGFL; from the coding sequence ATGAAAAGATGTGATGTTGGAGGTCAAGCAGTTATAGAAGGCGTTATGATGAGAGGTGGTAAAAGTCTTGCAACAGCTGTTAGAACTCCTAATGGAAATATAGAAATAGAATATAAAGATAACAAACCGTTAACAAAAAAATATCCACTATTAAATATACCTTTTCTTAGAGGCTTTTTTGTTTTCATAGATTCAATGAAAGTTGGAATGCAAGCTATGAATTATTCAGCTTCATTTTTAGAAGAAGAAGTAGAAAGCCCTTCAAAATTTGAAATATGGCTAGATAATAAATTTGGTGAAAGAGTTAATGATATATTTATGGGTATAACAATGATTGTTTCTTTCATTTTTGCAATTGGTCTTTTTGTTGCATTACCAACTGGTATAGCCTCTATCTTCAATAAAGCAGGAATGTCTAATATAATACTACATTTAATTGAAGCAGCTATAAGAATAACAATTCTTGTTTTGTATATGTTTCTGATAAGCAAAATGAAGGATATATATAGAGTTTTTCAATATCATGGTGCTGAACATAAAACAATATTTTGCTATGAAGCTATGGAAGAGCTAACTGTAGAAAATGTTAAGAAACAATCAAGACTACATCCAAGATGTGGAACGAACTTCCTATTTTTAATAATGTTTGTTAGTATTGCAATTTTCTCTTTTACTGGTTGGGGTGGAATTGTAGAAAGATTGGCACTTAGAATAATACTTATACCATTAGTTACGGGAATTAGCTATGAAATTATAAAGTGGCTTGGGAAAAGTGATGGGATGTTATCTAAGATAATAGCATATCCAGGACTTAAATTACAATTATTAACAACAAAAGAACCGGATGATTCGCAAATTGAAGTTGCTATTGCAGCTTTAAAAGCATCAGAAGGAATTCAAGATTCTAATAAGAAGATTGAAGAATTAATAAATACTGGTACAACAACTTTAAAAGAAAATGGGATTGATACAGCAAGATTAGATGCAGAACTATTATTAGGAAACATAATTGAAAAAAATAGAGTGTATTTAATTACGAATAGAGAAGAAGAAGTTAGCCATGAAAACACTAAAAAATATTTTGATTTAATTGAAAAGCGAAGGAATAAAATGCCGGTTAAATATATTTTAAAAAAGTGTGAGTTCATGGGGATTGATTTCTATGTTGAAGAAGGAGTCTTAATCCCTAGAGGTGATACAGAAATATTAGTTGATGAAGTACTTAAAAACATACAAGAAGATGAAGAGAAAAATATATGTGATTTGTGCTCAGGTTCTGGTGCGATTGGTATAGCATTAGCTAGTTTTAGACAAAATGTCAAAGTGGATTTGATAGATAATTATCCTATTCCAGAAAAAGTTTCAATAATAAATATAAAAGAAAATAATTTAGAAAATAGAGTTTCATTTATAAAAAGTGATTTATTAGAAAAAGCTATAGAAAATAAAAATATCTATGACATAATAGTTTCAAATCCTCCATATATAGAGGAAGAAGAAATAGAAAGTCTGATGGATGATGTAAAAAAATATGAACCTCATACAGCTTTAAATGGTGGAATAGATGGACTAGATTTCTATAAAGAAATAATTAAGCAAAGTCAAGTTGCATTAAAGAATAATGGAATACTAGCATTCGAAATAGGACATAATCAAGCAGAAAAAGTAAAATTGTTAATGAAAGAAGGCAATTTTACAAATGTAAAAGTAGTTAAAGATTTTGCTAGTCTTGATAGAGTGGTAATTGGGTTTAAGGCTGGATTTTTGTAG
- a CDS encoding CTP synthase, with the protein MSIKYIFVTGGVVSGIGKGITAASLGRLLKNRGVNVSLQKFDPYLNIDPGTMSPYQHGEVFVTDDGAETDLDLGHYERFIDENLTLNSNVTTGKIYSSVIEKERRGEYLGGTVQVIPHITNAIKDKVYQVANERNVDVVITEIGGTVGDIESQPFLEAIRQIKSEVGAENVCYIHVTLVPYLGKAGELKTKPTQHSVKELRMIGIQPDIIVCRSEKELSDDIKAKIGLFCNMEAKSVIQNLDAENLYEVPLMLHNEGLDNLVCEKLHLGCRDIDNSEWISMVEKIKNLKNNVKIALVGKYVELHDAYISVVEALSHGGYANDSNVEIEWVNAEDIEAGDVNAILNGVDGVLVPGGFGDRGIEGKITAIKWARENKVPFLGICLGMQCSVIEYARNVLGLEGANSSEINPNTKYPVIDLMNDQKDIENLGGTMRLGKYPCKLDAESTSYKVYNSDIISERHRHRYEFNNEYRKQISEAGMRIAGTSPDERLVEIVEVNDHPWYVAVQFHPELKSRPNKPHKLFIGFIKAALEENKSK; encoded by the coding sequence ATGAGCATTAAATACATTTTTGTTACAGGTGGAGTTGTTTCAGGGATAGGAAAAGGAATAACAGCAGCATCTCTTGGAAGATTATTAAAGAATAGAGGGGTAAATGTTTCTCTTCAAAAATTTGATCCATATTTAAATATAGATCCAGGAACAATGAGTCCTTATCAACACGGAGAAGTTTTTGTAACTGATGATGGAGCTGAAACTGATTTAGATTTAGGACATTATGAAAGATTCATAGATGAAAACTTAACTCTAAATTCAAATGTTACAACTGGTAAAATATATAGTTCAGTTATAGAGAAAGAAAGAAGAGGAGAATATCTTGGAGGTACAGTTCAAGTAATTCCGCATATAACTAATGCAATAAAAGATAAAGTTTATCAAGTAGCAAACGAAAGAAATGTAGATGTAGTAATAACTGAAATTGGTGGAACTGTTGGAGATATAGAATCTCAACCATTTTTAGAAGCAATTAGACAAATTAAGAGTGAAGTTGGAGCGGAAAATGTTTGCTATATTCATGTTACTTTAGTACCATACTTAGGAAAAGCGGGAGAATTAAAGACAAAGCCTACTCAACATTCTGTAAAAGAATTAAGAATGATTGGTATTCAACCAGACATAATAGTTTGTAGATCAGAAAAAGAATTATCAGATGATATAAAAGCTAAAATCGGTTTATTCTGCAATATGGAGGCGAAATCAGTAATTCAAAATTTAGATGCAGAAAACTTATATGAAGTACCATTAATGTTACATAATGAAGGTTTAGATAACTTAGTTTGTGAAAAATTACATTTAGGATGTAGAGATATTGATAATTCTGAATGGATTTCAATGGTAGAGAAGATAAAGAATCTTAAAAATAATGTTAAGATTGCTTTAGTTGGTAAATATGTTGAATTACATGACGCATACATATCGGTAGTTGAAGCATTAAGCCATGGTGGATATGCTAATGATTCTAATGTGGAGATTGAGTGGGTTAATGCAGAAGATATCGAAGCAGGGGATGTAAATGCAATCCTTAATGGTGTAGATGGTGTATTAGTTCCAGGGGGATTTGGAGACAGAGGAATTGAAGGTAAAATAACTGCAATAAAATGGGCTAGAGAAAATAAGGTTCCTTTCTTGGGGATTTGCTTAGGAATGCAATGTTCTGTAATAGAATATGCAAGAAATGTGTTAGGACTTGAAGGAGCAAATAGCTCAGAAATAAATCCAAATACAAAATATCCTGTAATAGATCTTATGAATGATCAAAAGGATATAGAAAACCTTGGTGGAACAATGAGATTAGGGAAATATCCATGTAAATTAGATGCGGAAAGTACTTCTTATAAAGTATATAATTCTGATATTATAAGTGAAAGACATAGACATAGATATGAATTTAATAATGAATACAGAAAACAAATATCTGAAGCAGGAATGAGAATTGCAGGAACAAGTCCTGATGAAAGATTAGTTGAAATTGTTGAAGTTAATGATCATCCATGGTATGTAGCAGTTCAATTTCATCCAGAATTGAAATCAAGACCAAATAAACCACATAAATTATTCATTGGATTTATTAAAGCTGCATTAGAAGAAAATAAATCAAAATAA
- a CDS encoding tRNA 4-thiouridine(8) synthase ThiI gives MTRALAMISGGLDSILAAKLIKEQDIEVIGICFRSYFFDEENAKRMTKQIGIQLEVIDFSKEHFDMVRDPKHGWGKNMNPCIDCHSMMMRYSGELLEKFDADFIITGEVLNQRPMSQNRSALDVVKKQSGFNDKILRPLCAKKIKETQMEIDGLVDREKLLDLSGRNRKPQMALAEKWGIKDYPSPAGGCKLTEPNYSIRLKDILDAKEDVTEKDIHLLKYGRHFVSENKTKVVVSRTGEEGEQIKQLLNNKDMMFFTANFNGAMVIIPEGNNPTDDDLIFACRLAARYSKGREEELVKVKFGQVSTEFDMTKDVNAMTQEELDKYIVN, from the coding sequence ATGACAAGGGCATTAGCTATGATTTCAGGAGGATTAGATAGTATCTTAGCAGCTAAGCTAATCAAAGAACAAGATATAGAGGTAATAGGAATTTGTTTTAGATCATATTTTTTTGATGAAGAAAATGCGAAAAGAATGACAAAGCAAATAGGAATACAATTGGAAGTAATAGACTTTTCTAAGGAACATTTTGATATGGTTAGAGATCCTAAGCATGGGTGGGGAAAAAATATGAATCCATGTATAGATTGTCATTCTATGATGATGAGATATTCAGGTGAATTGCTTGAAAAATTTGACGCGGATTTTATTATTACAGGTGAAGTTTTGAATCAAAGACCTATGTCACAAAATAGATCTGCGTTAGATGTAGTAAAAAAGCAATCTGGATTTAATGATAAAATTTTAAGACCATTATGTGCAAAAAAAATAAAAGAAACGCAAATGGAAATTGATGGATTAGTAGATAGAGAAAAACTATTAGATCTTTCAGGAAGAAATAGAAAACCTCAAATGGCATTGGCTGAAAAGTGGGGGATAAAGGACTACCCATCTCCAGCAGGAGGGTGCAAATTAACAGAACCTAATTATTCTATTAGATTAAAAGATATTTTAGATGCAAAAGAAGATGTTACAGAAAAAGATATACACTTATTAAAGTATGGACGACATTTTGTAAGTGAGAATAAGACTAAAGTAGTAGTATCAAGGACTGGAGAAGAAGGAGAACAAATAAAACAATTGTTAAATAATAAAGATATGATGTTCTTCACTGCTAACTTTAATGGAGCGATGGTCATAATACCAGAAGGCAATAATCCTACTGATGATGATTTAATTTTTGCCTGTAGACTAGCTGCTAGATATAGTAAAGGAAGAGAAGAGGAATTAGTTAAAGTTAAATTTGGACAAGTATCAACCGAGTTTGATATGACTAAAGACGTTAATGCTATGACTCAAGAAGAATTGGATAAATATATTGTTAATTAA
- a CDS encoding thymidine kinase: MSKLYFRYGAMNSGKSTHLMQVAYNYEERGMKVIILKPKIDDKGGDTLVSRLGVNRQVDLLISEYDNILEIMVSFLKENKRIDCILVDEVQFMKSTQIDQLFEIAVKSNIPIICYGLRTDFKRDGFEGSMRLLLLAHSIEEMKTICACGKKAIFNGRKINGKFVFEGEQIAIDDKNDVQYESLCGDCYYKYTEK; the protein is encoded by the coding sequence ATGAGTAAATTATATTTTAGATATGGCGCTATGAATTCAGGTAAGTCGACTCATTTAATGCAAGTTGCTTATAATTATGAAGAGCGTGGAATGAAAGTAATCATTTTAAAACCCAAGATTGACGATAAAGGCGGAGATACGCTTGTATCTAGATTAGGTGTAAATAGGCAAGTTGATTTGCTAATTTCAGAATATGATAATATTTTAGAAATAATGGTGAGCTTCTTAAAAGAAAATAAAAGAATAGATTGTATATTAGTGGATGAAGTTCAATTTATGAAAAGCACTCAAATAGATCAATTATTTGAAATTGCAGTTAAAAGTAATATACCTATTATATGTTATGGACTCAGAACCGATTTTAAAAGAGATGGATTTGAAGGTAGCATGAGACTTCTATTATTAGCGCATAGCATAGAAGAAATGAAAACTATATGTGCATGTGGCAAAAAAGCTATATTTAATGGAAGGAAAATAAATGGAAAGTTTGTATTTGAGGGAGAACAAATTGCAATTGACGATAAAAATGATGTTCAATATGAATCATTATGTGGAGATTGTTATTACAAATACACCGAAAAATAA
- a CDS encoding MGDG synthase family glycosyltransferase → MKKVLIFTTSTGQGHNQAAASVAESFENDGYEIIKLDFLAKNSKILNDIIVIGYELLASKFPKFYGWFYYLTDKKLINKILRFPFFLAKKKVSKLIAEIKPDIIVATHSISISVISDLKKHGLKIPYVLIVTDFKAHYLYVDSYIDAYITGSNYTKQSLIDRNIEPDKIYPVGIPINSKFYTEVTSVNDLKDDEYFNLLLMSGSLGLNTIFIVLKELLKNPNKLRITVVCGKNDHLKNKLTKYCNDNEFENKKLHILGFTKDISYLMDYCDVIISKPGGLTVTESIVKNIPLIIPFAIPGQENENIDFLTTEGYSIYVKDLNKINDSVNYLIENPDELSKMKFNLKLLSSTYSLTKIVDIANNLILLK, encoded by the coding sequence ATGAAAAAAGTTTTAATCTTTACAACATCTACAGGTCAAGGACATAATCAAGCTGCTGCTTCAGTAGCTGAATCTTTTGAAAATGATGGTTATGAAATAATAAAACTTGATTTTTTAGCTAAGAATAGTAAAATTCTTAATGATATAATTGTAATCGGCTATGAACTTTTAGCCTCAAAATTTCCAAAATTCTATGGTTGGTTTTATTATTTAACCGATAAAAAATTAATCAATAAAATATTGAGGTTCCCATTTTTTCTTGCAAAGAAAAAAGTTTCAAAATTAATAGCTGAAATTAAACCTGATATAATTGTTGCCACCCATTCTATTAGTATCAGTGTGATTTCAGACTTAAAAAAACACGGATTAAAGATCCCATACGTTTTAATAGTTACAGATTTTAAAGCCCATTATTTATATGTAGATTCTTATATTGATGCTTATATTACTGGTAGTAATTACACTAAGCAATCATTAATAGATAGAAATATTGAACCTGATAAGATATATCCCGTAGGGATTCCTATAAATAGCAAGTTTTATACCGAAGTTACATCCGTTAATGATTTAAAGGATGATGAATATTTTAATTTATTACTTATGAGTGGAAGTCTTGGATTAAATACTATATTTATAGTTCTCAAGGAGTTATTAAAAAATCCAAATAAACTAAGAATCACCGTAGTTTGTGGCAAAAATGATCATTTGAAAAATAAGTTAACAAAATATTGTAATGATAATGAATTTGAAAATAAAAAACTTCATATATTAGGTTTCACTAAAGATATCTCTTATCTAATGGATTATTGCGATGTGATAATATCAAAGCCTGGCGGTTTAACTGTTACAGAATCCATAGTTAAAAATATCCCTTTGATTATTCCTTTTGCTATTCCTGGCCAAGAAAATGAAAATATAGATTTTCTTACTACTGAAGGATATTCTATATATGTTAAAGATTTAAATAAAATTAATGATTCAGTAAATTATTTAATAGAAAATCCAGATGAATTATCTAAAATGAAATTTAATCTCAAATTATTGTCTTCAACTTATTCTTTAACAAAGATTGTTGATATAGCAAATAATTTAATTTTACTCAAATAA
- the rho gene encoding transcription termination factor Rho — protein sequence MTKQEYESMTLINLKDIAKNLGVKNISKYKKNELVEEILKTSVNFVEKDGVILKENIAPKIAEKPERKELIPNTTVKPERKELIPNTTVKPERKELIPNTTVKPERKELIPNTTVKPERKELIPNTTVKRDSNEVSRAINNIEGNTANTDAENIEKKEQLKEMIDESSVEKGILEILENNSFGFLRCKNYLTSSEDIYVSPSQIRRFNLRTGDEVEGKVRRAKETEKFKALLFVQKVNGEHPEKAAGRKYFETLTPIYPKERLRLETTDRNDLSSRLMDIICPIGKGQRGLIVAPPKAGKTTLLKKVAQNISLNYPDIKLIVLLIDERPEEVTDMKRSINGDVVYSTFDEEPQNHAKVAQMVLERAKRMVEQGKDVFILMDSITRLSRAYNLTINPTGRTLSGGLDPGALIMPKKFFGAARNIEEGGSLTILATALVDTGSRMDDMIFEEFKGTGNMEVHLDRRLQERRIFPAIDIYKSGTRKEDLIVSKEELEVSFAIRQTMYRDKNGDNVTENLINMLSKNRDNKEFIDTYLKK from the coding sequence TTGACAAAACAAGAATATGAAAGCATGACTTTAATAAATTTAAAAGACATTGCTAAAAACTTAGGTGTTAAAAATATATCTAAATATAAGAAAAATGAATTGGTAGAAGAGATATTGAAGACTTCTGTTAATTTTGTGGAAAAAGATGGTGTGATATTAAAAGAAAATATAGCTCCTAAAATTGCAGAAAAACCTGAAAGAAAAGAATTAATACCAAATACTACGGTAAAACCTGAAAGAAAAGAATTGATACCGAATACAACCGTAAAACCTGAAAGAAAAGAATTAATACCAAATACTACGGTAAAGCCTGAAAGGAAAGAATTGATACCGAATACAACCGTAAAACCTGAAAGAAAAGAATTGATACCAAATACAACAGTAAAAAGAGATAGTAATGAAGTTTCAAGAGCAATTAATAATATAGAAGGAAATACAGCAAATACTGATGCTGAAAACATAGAAAAAAAAGAACAATTGAAAGAAATGATAGATGAATCTAGCGTTGAAAAAGGAATTTTAGAAATTTTAGAAAATAATAGTTTTGGTTTTTTAAGATGTAAAAATTACTTGACTAGCAGTGAGGATATTTATGTTTCTCCATCCCAAATTAGAAGGTTTAATTTAAGAACAGGGGATGAAGTTGAAGGTAAGGTAAGACGAGCAAAAGAAACTGAAAAATTTAAAGCTCTTTTATTTGTTCAAAAAGTTAATGGGGAACATCCAGAAAAAGCTGCAGGTAGAAAATACTTTGAAACTTTAACACCCATATATCCAAAAGAAAGACTTAGATTAGAAACAACTGATAGAAATGATTTATCATCTAGATTAATGGATATAATTTGTCCTATAGGTAAAGGACAAAGAGGGCTAATAGTAGCACCTCCTAAGGCAGGAAAAACTACTTTGTTAAAAAAAGTAGCTCAAAATATATCTTTAAATTATCCTGATATTAAATTAATAGTATTACTTATAGACGAAAGACCAGAAGAAGTTACGGATATGAAGAGATCTATAAATGGAGATGTAGTTTATTCTACTTTTGATGAAGAACCACAAAATCATGCTAAGGTAGCTCAAATGGTTTTAGAAAGAGCTAAGAGAATGGTAGAACAAGGAAAAGATGTTTTTATTCTCATGGATAGTATAACTAGATTATCAAGAGCATATAACTTAACAATAAATCCAACTGGTAGAACATTATCTGGTGGACTTGATCCAGGAGCACTTATAATGCCTAAAAAATTCTTTGGAGCAGCAAGAAATATTGAAGAAGGTGGAAGTTTAACAATACTTGCAACTGCACTTGTTGACACTGGTTCAAGAATGGATGATATGATATTTGAAGAATTTAAAGGAACAGGTAATATGGAAGTTCATTTAGATAGAAGATTACAAGAAAGAAGAATTTTCCCTGCTATAGATATATATAAATCAGGAACTAGAAAAGAAGATTTAATTGTATCTAAAGAAGAACTAGAAGTATCGTTTGCCATAAGACAAACAATGTATAGAGATAAAAATGGAGATAATGTTACAGAGAATCTTATTAATATGCTATCTAAAAACCGTGATAACAAAGAATTTATAGATACTTACTTGAAAAAATAG